In Dermacentor variabilis isolate Ectoservices chromosome 11, ASM5094787v1, whole genome shotgun sequence, one genomic interval encodes:
- the LOC142563257 gene encoding juvenile hormone acid O-methyltransferase-like, which yields MPRASFTPSWATVDAGLGGACNVITFAPHQYNEDKRIPREHTRLMLDFCQKVFQREPDETQQFLDIGCGIGDLTREELLPRCLPCRRIVAVDLSAEMVEHATRHYQHDRLEFRQLDIESDEDVAEFIEEHGLFDRVYSFHALIWVRDQAKALKNVARLLKPRGECLLIFHASLRSFDISRNLLKMERWNKYSHLGNQMVPKTQDMNGDERIEYISRILAEAGLSPSILELPVSTVFDNMSIEIVAGMFLRHGLHCGRIAELA from the exons ATGCCACGGGCCTCCTTCACGCCCTCCTGGGCCACAGTGGATGCGGGACTGG GTGGCGCCTGCAACGTCATCACTTTCGCGCCTCACCAATATAACGAAGACAAGCGCATCCCCAGGGAACACACCAGGTTGATGCTTGACTTTTGCCAGAAGGTGTTCCAGCGCGAACCGGACGAGACGCAGCAGTTCCTGGACATTGGCTGCGGCATCGGAGACCTGACGCGAGAGGAGCTGCTTCCTCGATGCCTGCCGTGCCGTCGCATCGTCGCCGTCGACTTGTCGGCCGAGATGGTGGAGCACGCCACTCGACACTATCAACACGACAGGCTTGAGTTCAGGCAGTTGGACATCGAGAGCGACGAAGACGTGGCCGAGTTCATCGAGGAGCACGGTCTCTTTGACAGGGTGTACTCGTTTCACGCTCTCATCTGGGTGCGAGACCAAGCTAAGGCGCTGAAGAACGTGGCCAGGCTTCTGAAGCCTCGCGGAGAGTGTCTTCTGATTTTCCACGCGTCTCTGCGCTCGTTCGACATCAGCCGCAACCTCCTTAAGATGGAGCGTTGGAATAAGTATTCTCAC TTGGGCAACCAGATGGTACCGAAGACGCAAGACATGAACGGCGACGAGCGCATTGAATACATCTCCAGGATCCTGGCAGAAGCTGGACTCTCACCGAGTATATTGGAGCTTCCAGTGAGCACGGTTTTCGACAACATGAGCATCGAAATCGTGGCTGGTATGTTCCTACGCCATGGGCTGCACTGTGGCAGAATAGCAGAACTTGCCTAA